Within the Candidatus Angelobacter sp. genome, the region CGTCACCGTCTGTATCGCCCGGAGTGGTCACGGCGTTGGGCGCACCGGCGGTCGGTGACGCAGCGATCCAGTTCGCCGGATCATCGCCAAAGTCGGTGCCAACCTTGCGTTGAAGCGAGTTTCCGGTGCCCGCGGCGCCGGCCGGCCATGGAGACAGCGCGGAATAATTGATCTCCTCGACCAGAACGTAGGGCACGAACCCGGCGTCGGGATGCGGCGGGAGCTGCGGTGGATCGGGCTTGAACAAGGCGATGCTCTCGCCCGTGTTGTTCAGGTTTCCGCTGTACGGCCCGTAAACCGGCACGCTGCCGGACACGCCGTACTTTGCACGAAACGCACCCAATGAAGTCGCATTGGCCACGGGATCGAAATTGACCAACAACAGATAACCGCCCGCCGGGAGCGTCACGTTTTGCGGGAAGGTGAAACCGACGCCGCCGCTCACCTTCCAGGTGTTGGTCGTGGCGGCGGGATCGAACAGGGGAACACTCGATGCGGTGATATTCCGCAATTCGATGAACTCCTCCGCCGTGTTCTCATCAACCAACGATCCGCCGCCAGTCGCGGACTGGTACATGATTTCGTTGATGACCACCGGGCCGACCAACGGGGACGGGTTGGCCGCCCCGACGCCCGTCCGAAACTGGGCGACGGTGGCGGGATTATCAACTCCGAAAGACCTTCCGCTGGCCGCGACGAATTCCACGGCGCCCGCGCTGTTGGTGAACCTTTCAAAGGAAACACCATTCATTGCCGCGCCAAACGTCGCCGCCGCGCGGTAGCCGGTCAGATTGCCAGCAGCGTCCGCCTGCGAAAGAAACACGCGGTCGCCATGGGCAGAATTGAACGTAAATGGCACTGACGATCCGTTGGTGGGATTGAACTGATACTCGTAAAAGACCCTGAACCCGCCCGCTGGAATGATGGTGCCGTCCGCAATTCGATACTTCTTCAAATCGTCCTGGCTGTTGCTGAGGTACCAGCCGCCAATGTTGGCGTCGCCGCCACCGGGATTGTAAAACTCCACCGCGTCCTCCAGCGGCGGATCAGTGTGACTGAGCAGCTCATTTACGACCGCGTTCGACAACGGCAGGAAGTTCCTTTCCTCCGGCGACGCAGTCTGCGCGAAGCTCACGACGTTCGTTGCGCCGTCCGGGAACCGGCCCTGTGACACGCCGGTCTGCTGCGATACAAAGCTGACACCGTCGATCAAAATCTGGGCCGGCGAAAAAATCGCCACCGCTTCGCCCGTCTTCTTGAGGCTGAACGTCACATGGTCCGCGCCGGCGGACGCATTACCGTCGGCGATGAACTGCACGAATGCGTTCGCGCCGGTGCCGATGAAACTGAGCGGCGGAACGGGCGACTGCGTCTTGTTGGCCAGATCATCCGTGAGGTACAAGCCCCCGATCGCTACCGGCTGCGCGCCTGTGTTGTAAATCTCGAACCAATCGCTCCCACTGGCCGGGTCAGCCATCCATTCATTGACCTTAAGCGCTGCCACACTGCCGAGACCCGCGGCATTGTTTGGCAGGCCCGGCGTCGGGGTCGTGAGCGTCCAATTGCCGACTCCATCGGGCGAGCGGCCGATGGAGTAATCCGCAGTCTGCAAGCCGAAGGTCACCCCGTCCAGCAATGCGCCGCCGGCCGACGGTCGATGGAAGAAGAACACGGAATCGCCCTTCGCACCGAGCGCAAATCCCGTGTTCGTGGCTGTGACCGGCGACGCGTCGTCGCAATAGACCAGATAATATCCCGAGGCCGCAATTGACGTACTTGCGGGAAAAACGAACTTGCGCGGTTGGTTCGGATCATTGCTCAGACTCAGGTCGGACAGATCAACCGCGTTGGTCGAAGGATTATAAATTTCAATGTAGTCGGCCGTGTGTCCGGCGTAGTTTGTTACCGACCGGTTGCGCGCCATGATTTCATTGAGCACGAGCGGAACGCCGAATGTTTGCGTGACGATGTTGGTCGTGAAATGCACCGCAGCGAGGGACATGCCGAACACATCGTCGCTGCTTGTGCCCGCTCCACAACACGAAACCTGATGCACCTCGACAGCCATCACGTTGTCACCAACAACAAGGCCGTTCGTCGGAAACGTGATAACATCCATCGCCGGTTCGCTCGCGTTGCTCGCCAGGGTCGCGAACGTGACGGCGCCGGCCGCGATTCGGAGCCGCGCCACTTCAGCGCCGTTCAAGTAGTAAACGGCGCCATCATCGACGTAATTGGTCGAGATCAGACTGAAGTCGGTCAGACTGCCGTCCCATTGGAAGTGTGTCCGGTAATAAACCGTGTTGTGGCCGTTGACCTGGTCTGGCGCGGGAATCGTCGTTTGAAACGGATAGGGATATTCCTGGGGGGTCGCTTCAAATCCAAGCATCCCAAAACCGCTGCTCCACGCGGCGTCGTTGTAACTGACGGCGCGCCACGTCGTGCCCAGATCAACGCCGCCGTTGTTGTAATGCCACGAACTGGTGGTCACACCCAACAGCGGAACAACCGTCTGCGTGACGTTTGTCACTGACACCACTCCGGCCGGGCCGGGGTTTGGGCCGCCCGAGGTTGGCTGGGGAAAAGCGGTCAACGTATCGCTCCCGCTGGGACTGCGGCCCTGGGAAACATCCGT harbors:
- a CDS encoding lamin tail domain-containing protein, with the protein product MHVHRDPTRTDDARDTASAISGGVDFVGQNSDWTIINNIFYDVDHVFLNKGNSTTTGNGGGRVALLYNTILHVAREGSGSPESDIAAFDWTDDGIALPDANIGSGLYAAHNIIHDCAVLNLHYDPAHHTVIMDNNILSVPWIGPGSGNVVADPRLDLNVLEGTAVANVTAAQLRAACRPLPDSPAIGTGFGGRNIGALGPHGIAISGEPIGTNASTSATLFVGPGGTFNWGTLAPQPWGWTAFKWKLDNGSWSAEIPVSNNSPFTNPAAINLSGLGNGPHTVYVTGKNDAGFYQDDTFVYPTNAGVAAQVTASRTWTVDPSYVPPATPRVRINEVLAKNVSTFNNAGTFPDMIELYNYGSVAVDLVDMSLTDSAASPRKFVFPPGTPPLVAGGYLVLYADNASAAPGIHLGFSLKQNGDDVSLFDKLANGGGLVDTVSFGIQLDDFSIGRMPSGEWTLCSPTFGAANVDAPLADYHGLKINEWLADAQFAANNDFLELYNPGASPSMLGGLFLSDAAGAPAKNPIQALSFIGGNGFASFVADGDAGQGADHLNFKLSPDVGLVLLSAPDLTTIDAINYGPQQTDVSQGRSPSGSDTLTAFPQPTSGGPNPGPAGVVSVTNVTQTVVPLLGVTTSSWHYNNGGVDLGTTWRAVSYNDAAWSSGFGMLGFEATPQEYPYPFQTTIPAPDQVNGHNTVYYRTHFQWDGSLTDFSLISTNYVDDGAVYYLNGAEVARLRIAAGAVTFATLASNASEPAMDVITFPTNGLVVGDNVMAVEVHQVSCCGAGTSSDDVFGMSLAAVHFTTNIVTQTFGVPLVLNEIMARNRSVTNYAGHTADYIEIYNPSTNAVDLSDLSLSNDPNQPRKFVFPASTSIAASGYYLVYCDDASPVTATNTGFALGAKGDSVFFFHRPSAGGALLDGVTFGLQTADYSIGRSPDGVGNWTLTTPTPGLPNNAAGLGSVAALKVNEWMADPASGSDWFEIYNTGAQPVAIGGLYLTDDLANKTQSPVPPLSFIGTGANAFVQFIADGNASAGADHVTFSLKKTGEAVAIFSPAQILIDGVSFVSQQTGVSQGRFPDGATNVVSFAQTASPEERNFLPLSNAVVNELLSHTDPPLEDAVEFYNPGGGDANIGGWYLSNSQDDLKKYRIADGTIIPAGGFRVFYEYQFNPTNGSSVPFTFNSAHGDRVFLSQADAAGNLTGYRAAATFGAAMNGVSFERFTNSAGAVEFVAASGRSFGVDNPATVAQFRTGVGAANPSPLVGPVVINEIMYQSATGGGSLVDENTAEEFIELRNITASSVPLFDPAATTNTWKVSGGVGFTFPQNVTLPAGGYLLLVNFDPVANATSLGAFRAKYGVSGSVPVYGPYSGNLNNTGESIALFKPDPPQLPPHPDAGFVPYVLVEEINYSALSPWPAGAAGTGNSLQRKVGTDFGDDPANWIAASPTAGAPNAVTTPGDTDGDGLPDAWEVQYFGSISDPRATPNADPDGDGFTNLQEYLAGTSPVDVSSVLKIDAVNVGTSSTAIQFAAVAGKTYSIVYRDDIGSGVWLKLADVPGQASNGEVTVNDPGTVNVRFYRLVTPALP